A stretch of DNA from Papio anubis isolate 15944 chromosome 4, Panubis1.0, whole genome shotgun sequence:
TTGCCTGCTAAGGCTCTGAAATCATTCACTTCCCCATGACTCTGCTCTAGGCCTtacacacacacttttgaaaTCAAGTATAAGTCCAAACCAGGGTTTCTTAATTCCATCTCAGCGGCTTCAACTTCCTCCTCCCAGACACAGCTGAACACCCTGTCCCCGCCAACTCTGCCCCTACTTTCTAGGCAATCTGAACACCCCCAGCTGCCAaggatttatatttaattaatccTTATTTAAATCTGAATCCTCAAAACCTCCACAAAACAATCCTCTAGCTGCACCTCAGGGTCCTATGAAAACCAGAAAGCCTGTGCAGGTCCAATGCGAGGATATCAAAAAAACCACTCCCGCCTCAAAGAACCACGGGGCTTCCATCCTGGTCCAGCTCGTGAAAGGGCGTTTCAAGCCGGCTTTGGCTAAAGCAGCTCTTACAGCCGTCGCTTCTCCCACTGAGGTCTCTCCTGCTGGTGCACTTACTTCCAAATGCCCCTTCCGGGAAAACGAAACCTTCCACCACCTTCGATGATCGACTGCAGAGTAAACTTGCGGAAATTGAAGGAAAATGCAGACACCTGATTCCTTGCAAGTCCCAGAACAAAGACGAAAAGACCACGAGTCCCGTTGTTACCTTTTCTACATCCCAATCACTTGGGGTGCAATACCCCAAAATCTAGGAAAAGGAATCCACCCTTTTGCCCCCACAAAATGTGTTCAGAGCCAATGGTGAGTGGACCCACGGTCTCCCACACCGCATACGGGCAGCCTGTCTGTTCCTCCCATAAAGGGCTCTGATCAAGATCCAAGTCAAGCCGGACCCACTCCCACAAGCAGAGCTGACTTTGTGAAGTCCTGGGGGGTAGGGCGGGGGTCCTCAGCGTTTCCAGGGCCAGTCCCCAGGCTGCAGACCCACTCACCTGCAGACGGGACAGCCTCCCACGACCACGATAGAGTTGGCAGGGTACCGGGTGACGGTCCGGCTGTGGATGTTGTAGACCCTGGGATGGTGGGTGGGTATCCCTGTGGGGGGGAAGACAAGTCATTAGGCTGCAGGGAGGAGAAATCGGACCGCGATGGGGACTACTCATCCCgtacccccacctccaccccgcTAAAAAAGCCCCCGGTCTTTTCCACCCTCGGGACGGCCACCGCGGGCCTGATTCGGCGCTAATCTGCCAACAGCGAGCGCCTCGTGACACAAAGTTCATCTGGGGCAGGAATCCGGCCCCGCTGGGTACGACGGGCCCGAGGACGAGAGCCCCGGGGAAGAGGCTGGCCCTCGGCGACGCGGGGTCCCGAAGCCGGCCCGGGGACCTCCAGCTCCAGGAAGGACCCCCGGGCGGGCCCCGCCGGCCTCCGGACCCGCGTCCCCCGCACGGGCTTGCCCCCTCGGAAGCCGCTGGCGGGGAAAGTTGGTTCCGGGCCCACCTGTGACGAGGTAGGGGTagggcggcggcgggggcgcgGCGGGGATGGCGCCGTAGCCGTGCGGGCCGCACGCGTAGTCGCCCTGGCCGGCCTCCAGGTTGTAGGCGGGCGGCCGCTCCTGCAGCAGGGGCTTATGGTCCATGGCGGCCCGGCCGCGCCCGCCGCTCCGGCCCGGCTTGGCTCGGTCGGCCCCGGCGGGGgacgcggcggcggcggcggcggggacgCGGCAGTCCGGGTGGCTCGGGTCCCTCTGAGGCAgacgcggggcggggcggggcgggcgcgCGCCGCGGGCTTCCCCCGCCCTCCCCGACTCAGTCACAAGACCGGGGTCACGTGGGCGACGGGAGGCGGGGAGCGAGGGCGGGGCCGGCGGGGCGTCTTAAAGGGGCCGCGCCCTCCCGAAGCCGCCCTGCCAGCTGCGCCCTGCGCTCCGCCCCGCCCCCCCGCCGCGGCTCTCGGATCTCCCGTGGAGGGGAgatttcccctcccccaccacgaCCCAGAGAAGCCCCATAGGGTCGTGACCTTTAGGGCCCGCGGATGCACCCCCACCTCCCGCTACGCCCCCATCTCCCAAGCCGGCCGAGGTCCCCTCACCcgtggaggagggggagggcgGGGCCTGAGAAGGGGCGGGGCCGGGTGGGTCCCAGGCCGCCCCAACCCCAGCCTTCTGCCCCCGCGATCGCCAGCGCTCCCAGCAATGCAAAGGGTACACCCGGGCGTGCACCCCAGCTGCGGCCTGTGCGGTGCTCAGCTGCGGCGCATTCCCTCCCTTTGCCTTTTTTTGGACAATTAGGTGTTACAGGGGTAGTGGCCAGTGCTTACAAATAACTCCCCCGTTTGGGGACAAAACCATAAATACTGGGCACCTGCCGCGTCTCCTCAGTTTCCCTAATCTTCAGGCAGCCCTGCCAGGTGTTCTGCTTACCCCCTGGAGGACAACACGGGACCGGGATCAGAAGGGGGAGGGGTTTGGCCGTGGCAGGTGCGGGTCAGAGCCCGTATCTAAACCTGGGTGTTTTCTGGCCTCGGGGACCGCGTCAGGCGCCCTCGCTGAAACATTTCCTCATACAGGGTTTCACAGGTTTGCCAGAACAACTTTAAAACGAACGATTGGAACGTTTAGGATTCCTTGCGTCCTTAGCGCCTCTGCACCTTTTCAGGGGCACCTGTAGCTGTTACTGTATTCTGTCtccagttttctcacctgcacTGTAGCTCTGGGACGACTACAGCTCTTCTCGAACCacgcctttttaatttttaaaaaattttttgtagggaggGCCGGGGTGGGggctctcttgctctgtcaccaggctgcgtGAAGTGACACAATCAttgctcaatgcagccttgacctcctgggctcaagtcatcatcccacctcagcctcctcagtagctgggaccacaggcacacgccaccatgcccagctaagttttaaaaatttttatataggatcttgctatgttgcccaggccagtctcaaactcctgacctcaagcaatccttttgccttggccccccaaagtgctgggattacaggtgtgagcccctgcacctggcctttttattttttaataaggaatcatatatatatatatatatttttttttttttttttttttttttgaaacagagtctcactctatggcccaggctggagtgcagtgatgcaacccTAGCTCACTACAGcgtcaacatcctgggctcaagtgatcctcccacctcagcctcctaagtagctggggactacaggtgcatgccacggtgcccggctaatttttttatattttgtagagatggggtgttgctatgtttcccaggctggtctcaaactcctgggttcaagtgatcctcccgcctcaacctcccaaggtgctgggattataggcatgagccaccatgcccacctgacCATCATATTTCTTTATCACAAGTCCAGCTCTTCGAAGCCCATTCCCATTTTGTACGTCCTGTCCTAGTCATCATCCCCACAATCCTCGAAAGAGGAACTGAGAGGTGGTCCAGGTACACTAGAAGACTGAGGAGTGGCCCCTGGCACTAACGAACAGCCAGATCAAGAGTGGagactgggctgggcgtggtggctgacgcctgtaatctcagcactttgggaggctgaggtggatggatcacttgaggtcaggagttcgagaccagctggccaacatggtgaaaccctgtctctactaaaaatacaaaagttggctgggcatggtgggtggggggggtacctgtaatccctcaggaagctgaggcataaggatcacttgaacctgggagacggaagttacagtgagccgagatcgtgccattgcactccagcctgggcgacagtgaggctccatctcaaaaataaaaaaaaagagtggagacTGGCCAGGAGTGGCCAAGGGCTTTGGAGCCAGTAGAGGCCCTGGTAGGCAGTGAGGAGGCCATAGTTCTTGGGGGCAGCTGTCCAGGCACCATAGGGTGACAGCCCCTGGCCAGAGAATACTGAGGTGCAACCTCGTGCCTCATCAACCATGAAGAGATGTGGCTCAGGTCAACCCTCCTAACACCTGGTCAACAAGGACCACCTGGATTCTCCTCCCAGCCTTGCAAACTGCTGAAGAGTAGCAGCTGCAGGCCTGGTGATCTCCTTTCCTATCAGAGCAACAAAAGCTGGCACATTTTCCTTCAATTTCATGGCTAATTGTCCCTTCacttctctgcatttcctgataAACCCCACAAAATCCACAGCCGCTGGTCCCCTTCTCTTCCAGTAATTGTTTTTGCCCCAGCAATGCCCCTGGTTTGGAACTCCAAGTCTGTGAACGCCGGGGTGTCGTTTTGGGATGTCCCAGCATGGCTTTGACCAGTGCTGCCCTCAGACACAAAGCAGTTCCTGCCCCTTCAAACGTGCAGCATGCAGAAGATGGAACTGCTATCCCAGGCTCTGTGTGCAAGCCCTGGGGGGCCAAAGAGGACGATGACAGGGACACAAATAGCAGTCAGATAGGGAGGCAGACAGTAACTGTGGTGAAGGGAGCTTTGTATGGCGAGAGGggtggaggtgccacacactgGCTGGTGATGAGCCTGAGTGCCTGGAGAGTTCCAGGACCACAGCCTGGCTGGGAAGGCCAGTGGCGAATCAGCCCCAGGGACCAGTGgcagagcattccaggcagagtgaACTGTGATCCCAGAGTGTACACAGTGGCCCATTATATGCCAGGGCTTGTCACTGGGTGTGGCCAGAGCCCTGGAAGAGTCTCTAGAAAGTAGAGGTGGGGCTGGGCATTGGCATTGGGATAGCATCCTGTAAGAGCTTATTGGGGAACTGCGTAGAGTTTGAACAGGGGAGTGTGAGCATCAGATTTCAGTATTAGAAAAATGTCTTTGAAGGGaggggcacagtagctcatatctgtcatcccagcacttttggaggccaaggtgggaggatcgctagaggccaggagtccgagaccagcctgagcatcatAGCGAGACCCCCGCGCCCCCGCCCATCTCTacggaaaatttaaaaattaactggatgtggtggtgcatgcctccaGTCctagctacccaagaggctgaagtggaaggatcacttgagcccaggagtttgaggctgcagtgagtcatgatcacaccactgccgaCAGAATAAAGTGAGGCCACCAATCATCTTGGCTGCTATGTGATGACAAATTcgcatgtgccaggctctgtacaCAGCTCTTTATATGGCTGGCATCTCTGCTCATCTGCAGGACCATCCCATGAAAGTGGCCATTCCTTTCCCCCAGGTgcttgatgaggaaactgagaactggacacagtggctcatgcctgtaatcccagcactttgggaggccgaggtgggcggatcacttgaggccaggagttcaagaccagcctggccaacatggcgaaaccccatctctactaaaaatacaaaaatcagccggtgtggtggctcacacctgtaatcccagctactcaggaggctgaggcatgagatcgcttgaacctgggagacagaggttgcagtgaaccgagatcacgccactgcactcctgcctgggtgacagcaagaccgtgtctcaaaaacaaaaaacaggtggctcacgcctgtattctcagcactttgggaggctgaggtgggctgatcacctgaggtcgggagtttgagaccagcctgaccaacatggagaaatcccgtctctactaaaaatacaaaattagctgggtgtggtggtgcatgcctataatgccagctactcaggaggctgaggcaggagaatcgcttgaacctgggaggcggaggttgtggtgagccgaaatcgtgccactgcactccagcctgggcaacaagagcaaaactgtgtctcaggaaaaaaaaaaaaaaagcgggggccaggtgtggtggctcacacctataatcacagcactttgggaggttgagcggggcggatcacttaagtcaggagtttgagaccagcccagccaacatggtgaaaccccgtctctactaaaaatacaaaaattatggtggtacacgcctgtagtcccagttacttgggaggctgaggcacaagaatcgcttaaacccaggagacggaggttgcagtgagccaagattgtgccattgcactccagcctggtgacagagcgaaaccctgtctcaaaaaggaaactgATGCACAGAGAGCTTCCATATGTTTCCAAGGCCTCCCAACCAGTAGAAGTGGGTCTTCAAACAACAGATGTACCACACTTAATCCTAGGATCACCCCACACTGCCTCTATGCCAAGCACACAAGAGAAGTATGCCACCTTTTgctgggtgttttgttttgttttgtttgaggcagagttttgctcttgttgcccaggctagagtgcagttgcacgatctcggctcaccacaacctctgcctcccgagttcaagcgattctcctgcctcagcctcccgagtagctgggattacagggatgtggcaccacgcccagctaatttttttgtatttttagtagagatggggtttctccatgttggtcaggctggtcttgaactcccaacctcaggtgatccgcctgcctcagcctcccaaagtgctgggattacaggcgtgagccaccgcacctggcctcttgctGGTTTTCACAGAAATGCATTCCTATCGAAGACTTGGAatacataaatatgcatatgtttCGGATCGCCGAAATTCTGCTCTGTACCACTTCtggatttctttcttgtttttttttagagacagggtcttgctctgttcacctggctggagtgcagtggtgcagtcatagctcactgcagcctcaacctcccagagttagcaacctcccacctcagcctctttgagcagctggggctacaggtgccatCACCACACCtcgcttattttttaatttttttgagatggggtctccctctgttgcccaagctggtcttgaattcctagcctcaagcgatcctcctaccttggcctcccaaagtgctgggattataggagtgagtcaTTGAGTCTGGTCTTTCATCCACTTTTGTATCATTcagacaattattttatttttttgagacagagtctcactctgtcacctaggccagaacgcagtagcacaatcttggctcactgcaatctccacctcccaggttcaagtaattctcctgctgcctcagcctccccaatagctggaattacaggcgtgcgccaccacacccagctaattcttgtatttttagtagaagtggggggtttcaccatgttggccagactggtctcgaactcttggcctcggccttcccaaagtgctgggattacaggtgtgacccaccgcacccagcctcatgcAGAcgtttaataaaattatttttagtactgCCATTCCCATACAAATGaatgcatgtgatttttgttGCTCTGTGTGAATGTTTTCACTGGGGGTACTCAGCAAGGAGACCTGGCCAGACAGTGGAGGTGCTGGCCCCTGCCTGGGGGATGAGGGAGATGTCTTGTTCCGGAAACCTTGACAGTCACCACGGACTCTCCTCCAGTGTGCCAGAGGAAACCTAAACCAGGATCATGCCCTTTCTACAATGCTCTTGAGAAAGGCTGATAACCCACCACATGAGCTTCTGGGCACACAAGCAACAAGTATCTCACATGGTCAGGactggggtaaaaaaaaaaaaaaaaaaaaaaggaagcaaatataatttcaaaatccaAGGCTGTAACCAATTACAAGCGCCTGGCTCAGGGAAGGCCCTTaccaaatatttgctgaatatttGCTAAATGTTTATCTTAGATAAACACTTTAAGTTCCGAGTTTTATGGTTAGCCTGAGGTAAGCCTTACGGTTCTACTAggcaaatatttctaaatattttataacttaagTGCATAAGTTTCTACATGACACAGGTAAAAATTTTCTCTTGCTGAGTGACAAGATAAATTCTATCACAAGtcgtgtgtgtacatacatatatatatttcctctacgtatatatttgcatatttaaatctATATTACACTCCTCATTCTCTAATGGGGTGGTCCTCACTACATAAATCTGCCTGGTACAACACACTTAACTCACACAATGAAACACAGAAAGCATTTCTTTTGTAATCCACATTTTCAAGCACTTGCCAcaagaacaaagaacaaattctgggccagatatggtggctcatgcctgtaatcccgatacttttgggaggccaaggtgggaggatcacttgaggtcaggagttcgagacaagcctggccaatatggtgaaaccctgtctctattaaaaatacaaaaattagggctgggaattagggctgggcacagtggctcacgcctgtaatcccagcactttgcgaggccaaggcaggcggataacgaggtcaggagttcgagaccagcctggccagcatggtgaaaccccatctctactaaaaataaaaaaaaaattagccgggcatggtggcacatgcttgtagtcccagttacccaggaggctgaggcaggagaattgtttgaacctggcaggcagaggttgcagtgagccgagattgcgccatggcactccagcctgggggacagaacgagactccgtctcaaaaaaaaaaaaagaaaaagtacaaaattagttgggtgtggtggcgcatgcctgtaatcccagcttctcgggaggctgaggcaggagaatggcttgatcccgggagatagaggttgaaaaaaaaaaaaaaaattaacgaaAGCACAAATTTGGAATCGCAATTTTCTGGCTAAGTTTCCAAGCTGCTGTACTCAAAACCCCTGAGAAGCAGCTGCAGGATTAACAGATGCACCGATACCTCCAGGCTAAAATGTAGATGTCAACACGTTTCTGGCAACACATGCAGAATTCAGTGGACACCTTTTATCTCTGTTAATATTCACAGTAACTCAACAGGGTGCTTTTCCAAGACTTCTTGATCGGTGGCGGGGGGAGTCCTATAAAACATCAGCCAAATTTGGATGTCGAgggcagtgagttgtgattgaaAGAATAAGTAGTTcttaggccggacgcggtggctcacgcctgtaatcccagcattctgggaggccaaggcgggtgaatcacgaggtcgggag
This window harbors:
- the BRI3 gene encoding brain protein I3 — translated: MDHKPLLQERPPAYNLEAGQGDYACGPHGYGAIPAAPPPPPYPYLVTGIPTHHPRVYNIHSRTVTRYPANSIVVVGGCPVCRVGVLEDCFTFLGIFLAIILFPFGFICCFALRKRRCPNCGATFA